The Oncorhynchus tshawytscha isolate Ot180627B linkage group LG18, Otsh_v2.0, whole genome shotgun sequence genome has a window encoding:
- the LOC112223769 gene encoding zinc finger protein 664-like, translating into MSSLSYSPPAKEERICWTEKEVLVKEEEEEEAVTIQKQVEGEAVTVKEEEKDVTEKDAFRVKEEGAVIVKEKEEDAVLGVEDGVKEDEDVFGIKDEEGEITVTLEEDEEENTGELINTSKYRERRDYRGSSGDPQQYHDADEAESLSRSELCKKHQQRFIGKKSHCCSDCGKRFNSSSDLKIHQRIHTGEKPYGCDHCGKCFTTSSYVTIHQRTHTGEKPYVCSQCGKSFIRLQTLKAHHRIHTGEKPFGCDHCEKSFSTSSYQIIHQRTHTGEKPYSCSQCGKCFTHIKSLIVHQRTHTGEKPYSCNQCGKSFSTSSYVTIHQRTHTGEKPYSCNQCGKSFTQLNSLIVHQRTHTGEKPFNCDQCGKSFATSSCLTTHQRTHTGEKSLSCNQCGKRYSDKRSLIKHQKIHGVVS; encoded by the exons ATGAGTTCATTAAGCTACTCTCCTCCTGCTAAGGAAGAGAGGATCTGCTGGACCGAGAAAGAAGTTCtcgtgaaagaggaggaagaagaagaggctgTTACAATACAgaaacaagtagagggtgaggctgttacagtgaaagaagaagagaaagacgttaCAGAGAAAGACGccttcagagtgaaagaggaaggggctgttattgtgaaagaAAAGGAGGAAGATGCAGTTTTGGGAGTGGAGGATGGAGTGAAAGAAGATGAAGACGTTTTTGGAATAaaggatgaagagggggagattactgtcacattAGAGGAGGACGAAGAAGAGAACACTGGAGaactgattaacaccagtaaataca gagagagacgggactatcgtggatcctctggggatcCTCAACAATATCATGATGCTGATGAGGCagagagtctctccagatcagaactctgcaagaaacaccagcagagatTTATAGGGAAGAAatctcactgctgctctgactgtgggaaaagaTTCAACTCTTCATCAGACCTTAAAATACATCAACGAATTCACACTGGAGAAAAACCTTATGGCTGTGATCACTGTGGCAAGTgttttactacatctagctatgtaactatacaccagagaacacacacaggagagaaaccatatgTCTGtagtcaatgtgggaagagttttataCGGCTACAAACCCTGAAAGCACACCATAGAATACATACTGGAGAAAAACCTTTTGGCTGTGATCACTGTGAGAAGAGTTTTTCTACATCTAGCTATCAAattatacaccagagaacacacacaggagagaaaccatatagCTGTAGTCAATGTGGGAAGTGTTTTACACACATCAAAAGCCTGATAGTACACCagcggacacacacaggagagaaaccttatagctgtaatcaatgtgggaagagtttttccACATCTAGCTATGTaactatacaccagagaacacacacaggagagaaaccatatagctgtaatcaatgtgggaagagttttactcagctaAACAGCCTGATAGTACACCAGcggacacacactggagagaaaccttttaactgtgatcaatgtgggaagagttttgctacATCTAGCTGTCTGAcgacacaccagagaacacacacaggagagaaatctcttagctgtaatcaatgtgggaagagatactctgataaaagatcactgattaaacatcagaaaatacatggagttgtttcatga
- the LOC112244733 gene encoding gastrula zinc finger protein XlCGF17.1-like: MSSLNYSPPVKEEEVCWTEKEALGLNIVVKEEKEEEDVTVKQEVEGEAVTVKDEEDTFRVKEEDDDVTVKEEKYAFRVKEEMDVTVKEEKKEDEVFEVKKEGEITVTLKDEEVEMDLINTRERRDYCGSSGEPQHHDAEEGEKSLSRSEHLKKHQQRPTGKKSHCCSDCGKRFNSSSDLKIHQRIHTGEKPYSCDQCGNSFTQLGSLIVHQRGHTGEKPYSCDQCGKSFTTSSSRTTHQRTHTGEKPYGCDQCGKSFTHLNSMIVHQRGHTGEKPFTCDQCGKSFTTSNYLTIHQRTHTGEKPFGCDHCGKSFIRLQSLKSHQRIHTGEKPFGCDQCGKRYYDKRSLIKHQKIHEGVVS, from the exons ATGAGCTCCCTAAACTACTCCCCTCctgttaaagaagaggaggtctgctggacggagaaagaagctctggggctgaacattgtcgtgaaagaagagaaggaagaggaggatgtcacagtaaaacaagaagtagagggtgaggctgtcACAGTGAAAGATGAGGAAGACACGTTCAGAGTGAAAGAAGAGGATGACGATGTTACTGTGAAAGAAGAGAAATACGcattcagagtgaaagaggagatgGATGTAACTGTGAAAGAAGAGAAAAAGGAGGATGAAGTTTTTGAAGTAAAGAAGGAAggggagattactgtcacattgaaagatgaagaggtggagatggatctgattaacacca gagagagacgagACTActgtggatcctctggggagcctcaacatcatgatgctgaagagggagagaagagtctctccagatcagaacacctcaagaaacaccagcagagacccacagggaagaaatctcattgctgctctgactgtgggaaaagaTTCAACAGTTCATCAGACCTTAAAATACATCAAAGaattcacactggagagaaaccttacagctgtgatcaatgtgggaataGTTTTACTCAGCTAGGCAGCCTGATAGTACACCAGCggggacacacaggagagaaaccttatagctgtgatcaatgtgggaagagttttactacatctagcTCTCGAActacacaccagagaacacacactggagagaaaccttatggctgtgatcaatgtgggaagagttttactcatcTAAACAGCATGATAGTACACCAGCggggacacacaggagagaaaccttttacctgtgatcaatgtgggaagagttttactacatctaaCTATCTaactatacaccagagaacacacacaggagagaaaccttttggCTGTGatcactgtgggaagagttttattcGGCTACAATCCCTGaaatcacaccagagaatacacactggagagaaaccttttggctgtgatcaatgtgggaagagatactacgataaaagatctctgattaaacatcagaaaatacatgaaggagttgtttcatga